ATCACGACGATGAGTCCCAGGAGTGCGGCATCGAAGCCGCTCTCGTCCTCGGACTCGCGGTCGTCGGGCACCGTCGGCGGAAGATCGACCGGCTCCTGCGGCGGCGGAGGAGGCTGGAGCACCTGCGGCTTCGGGTCGGCTCTCGGCTTCGTGGTCTGGTCGTTGGGGACCTTGTCGTCGGGCGGAGTCGGATCGAAGGTCACCCAGCCGTGCTCCGCGAAGGCCACCTCGACCCACGCGTGCAGCGTGTCGCCCGTCGCGGTGAACACGCCCTGGCCCGCCAGGTCCTCGTCGGGGTAGAACCCCATCACGACGCGGGCGGGGATGCCGAGCTCGCGGGCGAGCAGCGCCATCGCCGTCGCGTACTGCTCGTCGTCGCCGACCATCTGGTCGCTGCCCAGCAGCGTCGAGATGCGCTCGGCGCCGTGACCGGCCCGCGAGAGGACCTCGCCCTCGAGTCCGTGGCTGAAGAATCCGCCCTCCGCGAGCATCGTCTGCAGCGCGCGCACCTGCTCGACCGGCGTGGTCGCCTCGGCGACGGCCTGCGATGCGATCTCGACGAGGTCCTGCGGCACTCCGGCCTGGTCGGGCAGCGAGACGGGTGCGAAGTCGTCGTCGGCGAGCGCGTCATCGCTCGGAGAGGCGGGGATGACGGTCTCGAGCGTGTACGCGTCGCCCGCGCCCAGGCGCTGGGTCACGACGGCCGTCTCGGTGCCCTCGTTGTAGTACGCGGAACGCCGCAGGTCTTCGGCGCGATCCCCGTCGAAGGCGATGCTGCGGACGGCGCCGACCTCCGGCATCCACACCCCCTCCAGCGCACCGACCTCGACCCGCACGGTCGCGGGCGTGCCCTCCGCCTCGGCCGACATGTTTCCCCGCACCGGCCCGAACGCGCTCGAGGTTCCCGCACCGGCATCCGACACGTTGTAGACGGTGCCGTCGTAGGCGTCCATCGTCGCGAGGCGCACGCGCGCCTCCTTCGGCAGGCCCGTGGCGGTGAACAGCGGCTCGTCGGGGAAGTCGCGCACATACGCGCGGAAGGACTGGAGCGGGCTGGGGTACTCGCGCACGTCGAACGGCGGGATGACGACGTCGCGCAGCACGTACCGCGGGCTCTGCGGAGCGGCGAACGCGCTCGCGCCGACGCCGATCAGCGTGGCGACGACGACCACGGCGCCCCCCAGCAGGATCCGGCGCATCGCGATGCCGCGTGCCGGAGTCTCGTCCGCGCCGAGCGCGATCGCCCCGGTGCCGTGCTCCCAGCTCTGCCGCACTGCCAGCCAGACGGCGGCGACCAGCGCGAACACGACGCCCTGCACGACCGGCACCGCCGGCTGCGACGTGCCGAGGGCGATCTGCACGGCGAGGAACGCCGCTGCCGGGATCAGCGCCCATGCCGGCGTGCGCAGCCGCAGCGCGAGCGAGGTCGTCAGCACACCGGCGACGAGGGCGAGCGCGAACGGCACGAGGAGGTGACCGTCGGATGCCGCCACCGGCGCCACGGTGGTGAGCAGCTGCTTCCACGACGTGACGATCCCCGTCGCCAGCCTGGCGAGCGTGTCGAGGGTGGGAACGAATCCGAGGACGGTCGTGTGCGGCAGCGCGAGAGCACCGCCGAAGAGGAAGTAGGTCAGCACCGTGAGGCCGGCGAGCGGGAGGATGCCCCAGCGCAGCCACGTGCAGAGGGCGGCGAGCCCCATGCCGAGCAGAGCGCCGCCGACGGCCGCGGCGAGATAGACCGGGCCGCCGAAGGTCGGCCAGAAGCCCACGATGGGAACGGCGAGTAGCGCGGCCACGGCGCCGAGGTCGAGGATCCAGCGCCGCGTGGACAGGGCGGCGGTCGCGCCGCTCATGCGAGCACCTTCCGCAGCGCTGCCGGGAGCTGCTCGAGCGATGCCACCGTCACCACGTCGGCGTCGGCGATGCGGCGAAGCGTGGGGGCGTCCGCGGACGAGTCGGCGACGACCGCGAGGGTGCGGGCTCCGAACGGCAGACGCGCGCACGCCGCGCGGAGGCTGTTGGCCTCGACACCGCTTCCGCAGACCAGCACGACCACGCTCGCCAGCGGCAGCGTTGCGGCGATGACGCCCGCGAGGTCGACGACGCCGCCCGCGCGCGGACGCGAGTGCACGATGCCGCTCAGCGAGTCGAGGAACTGCTTTCCGGTCCCCGAGGGGAGCGAGCGCTCCTGCACGCGCACCTCGACGCGCTGCGAGTCGCGCAGTGCGCGCAGGCCGAGCGATCCCGCAGCCGAGACCGCCAGCTCGAACTCGTCATCGTCGCGGTACTCGCCCGGATGCGTCGACAGCCCGATCACGAAGTGCGAGCGACGGGTCTCCTCGTACTGACGCACCATGACGCTGCCCGTGCGGGCGGTCGACTTCCAGTGCACGTGACGCAGGTCGTCGCCGGGCTGATACTCGCGCAGGGCGTGGAACGAGACGTCGTCACGCGACAGATCGGTCGCCGGCAGACCCTCGAGGTCGCGGAGGAAGCCGAGCGACTGGCCGTCGAACAGCACGGTGCGCGGATGCACGAACAGGTCGACCGGCTCGTCCTTGCGGTGCACTCTCTCGAAAAGGCCCAGGGGATCGCCGCGCACGACGCTCACCGGTCCGACCGCGACGACGGCACGGCGCGTCGTCGGGATCGCGAAGAGCTCCTCCGCGGCTGCGCCCGGAGCGAGGCGGGACACCTGGAACTCGCCGCGCCCCGCACCGACGGGCAGCACGACGCGGGAGGGCAGGATGGCGCGCCCGCCCGAGTTCGAGAGGGTGAGCGCGCCGACCGCACGCTCGCCCACCACCACGCGCGTGCGCGTCAGGTCGAGCGTCACGTCGTACGCCGTGCGGCCGATCAGGAACAGCGCGCACAGCGCGAGCAGCACCGTGAGGATGATCGCCGCGACCGTGAGCTCCCACCAGCCGAGCGAGGCACCCGCGATCCACAGCACAGCGGCGCCGGCGATGAGCACCCAGGCAGCGGGGCGGACGACGGCCAGCACGGCGCGCAGGCGTCGCCAGACGCGCGCGGCGAGCTCGCCCCACCATTCCCGGCGGTCCCCCGCGGGAACCGCCTGTCCGAGTGCTTCCGTCGTCATCAGGCGGCGGACCTCGCCTGCGGAGCGGGGACGTCCTCGAGCACGCGCGCGATCACGGTGTCGGCCGTCGTACCGGCGAACTCGGCCTCGGGGTCGAGCACGAGGCGGTGCGTCCACACGGGGGCCGCGAGCGTCTTGATGTCGTCGGGCGTGACGAAGTGGCGCCCCTGGGCTGCGGCCCACACCTTCGCGATGCGGATCATGGCGAGCGAACCGCGCACCGACACGCCGAGGCGGGTGGCGGCATCCGCTCTGGTCGCCTCGGAGAGCTGAGCCGTGTACCGGAGCACCGCGGCCTCGGTGTGGACGGTGGCGGCGAGGTCCGCCATGTCGGCGACGGCGCCGGTCGTGATGATCGCCGAGAGGCTCGCCGACGGGTTGCGGTCCGCGGCACCGGCGAGGATGCGCTCCGCCGCGGCGAGATCGGGATAGCCGATCGACGTGCGCACCAGGAAGCGGTCGAGCTGCGCCTCGGGCAGCTTGTACGTGCCCGCCTGCTCGATCGGGTTCTGCGTCGCGATCACGAGGAACGGGCGGCCCGCCTCGTGGGTCACGCCGTCGACGGTGACGCGCGACTCCTCCATGACCTCGAGGAGTGCCGACTGCGTCTTCGGCGAGGCGCGGTTGATCTCGTCGGCGAGCACGATCGAGGCGAAGACCGGTCCCTTGTGGAACTCGAACCGGTGCGACGTCTGGTCGTAGATCGTCACGCCGGTCACGTCGGAGGGCAGCAGGTCGGGCGTGAACTGGATGCGGCTGCTCGTGCCCTGCACGGTGGCGGCGAGCGCC
This window of the Microbacterium sp. SSM24 genome carries:
- a CDS encoding transglutaminaseTgpA domain-containing protein; the encoded protein is MSGATAALSTRRWILDLGAVAALLAVPIVGFWPTFGGPVYLAAAVGGALLGMGLAALCTWLRWGILPLAGLTVLTYFLFGGALALPHTTVLGFVPTLDTLARLATGIVTSWKQLLTTVAPVAASDGHLLVPFALALVAGVLTTSLALRLRTPAWALIPAAAFLAVQIALGTSQPAVPVVQGVVFALVAAVWLAVRQSWEHGTGAIALGADETPARGIAMRRILLGGAVVVVATLIGVGASAFAAPQSPRYVLRDVVIPPFDVREYPSPLQSFRAYVRDFPDEPLFTATGLPKEARVRLATMDAYDGTVYNVSDAGAGTSSAFGPVRGNMSAEAEGTPATVRVEVGALEGVWMPEVGAVRSIAFDGDRAEDLRRSAYYNEGTETAVVTQRLGAGDAYTLETVIPASPSDDALADDDFAPVSLPDQAGVPQDLVEIASQAVAEATTPVEQVRALQTMLAEGGFFSHGLEGEVLSRAGHGAERISTLLGSDQMVGDDEQYATAMALLARELGIPARVVMGFYPDEDLAGQGVFTATGDTLHAWVEVAFAEHGWVTFDPTPPDDKVPNDQTTKPRADPKPQVLQPPPPPQEPVDLPPTVPDDRESEDESGFDAALLGLIVVIVVGVAGLLALLAAPFIVIGALKASRRRKRRDAERAADRISGGWNELIDRATDYGTPVRPGGTRREDAGVVGTAFAEPRVATLADRADFEVFGPTEPTADDVTEFWRQVDEIVGGMGDGRSVWARLAARLNVRSLLVGTRFALPDRTPREPRPPREPRPPRASRSARSSRTEAPESDPRPQETE
- a CDS encoding DUF58 domain-containing protein; its protein translation is MTTEALGQAVPAGDRREWWGELAARVWRRLRAVLAVVRPAAWVLIAGAAVLWIAGASLGWWELTVAAIILTVLLALCALFLIGRTAYDVTLDLTRTRVVVGERAVGALTLSNSGGRAILPSRVVLPVGAGRGEFQVSRLAPGAAAEELFAIPTTRRAVVAVGPVSVVRGDPLGLFERVHRKDEPVDLFVHPRTVLFDGQSLGFLRDLEGLPATDLSRDDVSFHALREYQPGDDLRHVHWKSTARTGSVMVRQYEETRRSHFVIGLSTHPGEYRDDDEFELAVSAAGSLGLRALRDSQRVEVRVQERSLPSGTGKQFLDSLSGIVHSRPRAGGVVDLAGVIAATLPLASVVVLVCGSGVEANSLRAACARLPFGARTLAVVADSSADAPTLRRIADADVVTVASLEQLPAALRKVLA
- a CDS encoding AAA family ATPase, with product MTMTPEQAAWFQGTFTRLVDNVDRALLGKREVVGLVLSAMLAEGHVLLEDAPGTGKTSLAKALAATVQGTSSRIQFTPDLLPSDVTGVTIYDQTSHRFEFHKGPVFASIVLADEINRASPKTQSALLEVMEESRVTVDGVTHEAGRPFLVIATQNPIEQAGTYKLPEAQLDRFLVRTSIGYPDLAAAERILAGAADRNPSASLSAIITTGAVADMADLAATVHTEAAVLRYTAQLSEATRADAATRLGVSVRGSLAMIRIAKVWAAAQGRHFVTPDDIKTLAAPVWTHRLVLDPEAEFAGTTADTVIARVLEDVPAPQARSAA